The genomic region aagaaaaggttcctcttactaacccgttttggagttctccaggggcatttgcagattcACCGCGCAACATttcagatgctgcggagttcttccgagccgaagaggggagctcaatggagaagttgttttggtcgcaataccttgcgccagaacatctggtgccctttagcgaccagctaaaacagcagGTCGAaatgcatagggtggccgaactagccatgaaggatttaatagtctggctatggcctgccaaagctatacccagcagctacttcggcctcgtgaagcagcTGGTCAACGCCTACCcttggcttgatgccatcaagcagtTGGTCTACATTGAAGGCGCGCGAATGGCCTTCACCTGAGTCAAGATGCATTGGGTGAAGATGAATGCCGTGAAGCTTGTAACCGAGGGACCGCCCGTGGGTAAGGAGCACCACACGCCCAAGCTGTATTTTGAcaatgtcctgaagggatcccgcattgtagagtggcggtgttcaaaagacattatctttgaatgaagtcattcatgttatcctgtgctGTACTATGAAACAGAatcattatgtaatataatgcctgtTACTTTAAATTTTTACCTCCCGAGCGgccattttgttaaatctgagagctcgccagtcgtcggcttcagccccacgtaggaagtacgagggtgttcgggatgaattTAAACACACTTTACTCCacagtttggtccttaaaggaggtgtttagcgtaacgaaccaggcaatcggaatatgtggctttatcaccctcacttagccataggagtttgacaataaaaatttaggcgcagcccctagtattcggactTGGGGTACTATAAACACCTCATCGCATAAAAACCGGTTCATCTCATAATGcggaaaaatcgcaaaagatttgtgacctctcgaacagctgaccggctcactccgcatcatgacagccagtttttggctttctctactgaggtggtcatccggaataaccaggacacaatcgcagtagttcttcctttactaccctagccgacatagcggaacgtaaggtagtaagtacaagagccgggcaacccaactgttgaccaaagacatagttcgaagccaatgcatataatgctataagttcggggtaccgAACTATACTTAAAAAgcgtttggactttgttgccgtattatggggcgtaatgaagcccctggcgaattttaaagcgtaccaaagtttacgggtgcaatcgataagaataatGAAATAAAATGAAAAAGCAAGTTAATGCCACATAAATTTGGCCGCAGACTATTTTTAtgcctgctcctcttcggcatcgtcgtccataccgtcgatttctttggagccgtaatcgagcatgttggttaagtcttcgatagtggctatgaagtaggtggtgggtgggaaacggaaTTCTCCGCGCTCAGCTTCCaattcgaaccggatatagttcggttgAGAGTtccctgataaggagagggctcTTAATGAGCTTAGCACATTGCCTaagggtgagtgccggaagatatccgcggagttgaactcaacgatcggcgcctgatcagattcgatgggcgcgggtgcacgcggttcggaacctatggccggagacgaatccgaggttccagTGACACAGGCCCTGCTCGAGGTCGGTTCTGTGTGCGGCTCTAACACCGATgggtctgcggcttccgtggcggggttgagcttcccgtcgtCGGGCGACGCAATCGGCTCTGGAtccagggccagagcagttacaggcgctatctcctgggcacggtccgatgacagatttaggtcatgttcattgtggcggcagggagcggctgccgtgggctcGAGTCCATCGAAtaccaagtctccgcggatatcggcgacataattcaaacttccaaacctgacctgatggccaggagcgtagctgtcgatctgctctagatggccaagcgagttggcccgcagtgcgaagccgccgaatatgaaaatctgtccggggaggaaaacctcaccttggactgcattgttgtggatgattgacggagccatcaaaccttttggtgacgacgcagtggaactctcaatgaaagcaccaatgtcggtgtcaaaaccggcggatctcgggtagggggtcccgaactgtgcgtctaaggttgatggtaacaggaggtgggggacacgatgtttacccaggttcgggccctctctatggaggtaataccctacttcctgcttgattgatcttgatgaatatgagtattacaagagttgatctaccacaagatcgtaatggctaaaaccctagtagtctagcttgtatgattatgattctccctctacggactaaaccctccaatttacatagacaccggaggggactagggttgtacagagtcggttacacagaAAGGAATCTTCATTATCTAGAGAGGACTAGTGACATCGGCACATTGACGGCTCATTCTGACAACGGCAATGCTCGTTCAGTGATTTATGGACCTCGACGCAATTTTTAGTGTTTGAGATGTTAATAGATTTGATCCTTTTCGTAAAAAATATATAGTTAAAGTGCACGCAGAAACACCGACTAAGGCCAGGCCACGCGTGAAGAGATGTACAAGGTAGGGCACAATCACAAAAAGCAAGCGCACTAAAAGAGAGAAAATGACAACAAGGTCGCTAGGGTTTCCGTGGAACGAGGAAAGACAACAACCGGACATGTGCGGATGTGCCAGCCATCGGCGTGGCCACATGGCCATTTGTCGCTGGGTCAACTCTTTGAGTCTTGAGTCTCTCAGATCCACCAAAAATTCGAAATAAGTATGTCGGAAACTTTTTTGGCGGGGAGAGAGAAAAGAGAGGACGTGGAAATAATATTGAGATTGGTCTGTATGCTTGCTCGTATATATAGGGGTCGCTAGGGCCTAGCTTGATATAACCGTAACAATGGCAGCTCCTACTTCACTTCTTCTACTCCTCCTACTGCTGCTGGCGCCGCCGGACTCATCCGCCGCGCCGGTGGCCGGGCTGATTCCCGAGCTCAAATTCTTTGAAAAATCTATCTCGGCCATCGAGGAAGTCGCCGGCTATTACCTGGAAGAAAAGAAGGAGGAGGGCGTCAAGGACGTCTCCGGCGAGCAGAGCAGCGCCGACGACCGCCAGCTGGGCAACTCGGCGGCCGACAGCTACGGCGCCTTGATCTTCGACCTCCCCGTCGGGACATCGCCGCCGCAGGTCCTCCCCTTTGTCATGGACATCACCACCGACCTCGTCTGGGCGCAGTGCGGCAAGCCCGGGCCCACATACGCACCCACCTTCCGGCCGAACCGCTCCGACTCCTTCTCCCCGATCGGCTGCGCCGACCCGGCATGCAGCCGCCTGATGCCCAAGTACAAATGCGCCGGCCCAAGTGACCGCTGCGGTGGCACCTCCGCCTTCCTTGCCACCGACACGTTCACCTTCGGGACCACGCCCGCCAAAGGCATGGTGTTCGGCTGCATCGGCAAGGTCCCGGAGCGGAACCTCAACAGCACATTcggctccgccggcttcagcaggGGGCCGCTCTCACTCGTGTCGCAGCTCCAGATCTCCAGATTCTCCTACTTcatcgacgacggcggcggcgacaagaGCTTTGTCAGCTTCAGCGTCGCCGACGACGCGGCGCCGGCCAAGGATAAGGGCAGTCGGAGCACGCCGTTGCTCAAGGGCAAGTACCCTGACCTGTACTACGTCAAGCTAACAGGCGTGCAGGTCGACGGCGAGCTCCTCAAGGGCATCCCGGAGGAGACCTTCTCCGGCTCCAGTGGGGTGATCCTCAGCACCACCCTTCCCGTCACCTACCTCGAACAGGCCGCGTACAAGGTTCTGAGGCAAAAGCTCTTGACCCAGATCCTGCAGCAGAAGGTCGTCGGGGTACCCAAAAGCCCCGATGAGGACCGCCTGTGCTTCCCCACCAAGGAATTTGCCGCTGTCAAGGTTCCCACGGTCGCGCTGGTGTTTGACGGCGCCGACGCGGCGATGGAGCTCAATGTGAAGAACTACTTCTTCAACGTCGCCGGTAGTGGCCAGACTTGCCTCACCATACGTCCATCGACTGGTGGGTCCGTCCTCGGCAGCCTGCTGCAGACGGGCAGGAACATGACCTACGACATCCACGACGAAGGCGGCGTGCTGACGTTTGGGCCGGCAATGCCCGCCGGTGGGCAAGCTGCGGCGGCGACCAAGGGTGGTGCCCCTGCGCCGGCGCAGGCGTCGCTCGTGACAATAGCCACTCTTCTACTTCTAGGGCGGGTGCTTATCTTCTAGTTCCAGCTAGCCAGATCACACGGTATAATAATCCTATGCTGCAGTTAATGTCACATGGAGGCATGTGTTGTGTCAGGCGTATTAGCCAATGTACGTGCATCATTATGGTATATCAGGGATAGTgttatgtactactccctccgctcTAAAATAGATGACACAACTTCGtagtactaactttagtacaaagttgggtcatctattttggaacggagaggaTAAATAACTGCATGCATGATGCAAGATTCTTATGTCAGAAGCTGTAAGCATCAATATAATGTCCGTCTTTCATTGTTAACGTAGTAAGGGGGATGGAAGGGGGATGGCTCCCCACGTGACTAGCTTTGCTTCTACTCCATGTCAAACCCATCCCAACCACCGCCACCGACACCACCTACTACCAGTGTAAAAAACGGCATTCTACCAAAAATAGTGTGACCCTTCTCCAAATGCTTAAAATCCACTCGTCAACATCCTCAACCTTATGCGTTCTCAAGCAAAAATTTGATAAAACCAAAGTTATCCATCTAGCCCATCAATAACTTTATTGCCCATAGGCGTATCCTTGTCTTCTCTGCAAGCTATAACCAAGATAACATATCTGTACAAGATAGTACATGCTCAGCTAGGTAACTGGAGCTATGcttcttgtcaaagtttaatctaTCATGAAAACTAATACTTATTAGCTTATTCATTTCTTTTTGTTGTTTTT from Triticum aestivum cultivar Chinese Spring chromosome 4A, IWGSC CS RefSeq v2.1, whole genome shotgun sequence harbors:
- the LOC123083538 gene encoding aspartic proteinase nepenthesin-1-like, translating into MAAPTSLLLLLLLLLAPPDSSAAPVAGLIPELKFFEKSISAIEEVAGYYLEEKKEEGVKDVSGEQSSADDRQLGNSAADSYGALIFDLPVGTSPPQVLPFVMDITTDLVWAQCGKPGPTYAPTFRPNRSDSFSPIGCADPACSRLMPKYKCAGPSDRCGGTSAFLATDTFTFGTTPAKGMVFGCIGKVPERNLNSTFGSAGFSRGPLSLVSQLQISRFSYFIDDGGGDKSFVSFSVADDAAPAKDKGSRSTPLLKGKYPDLYYVKLTGVQVDGELLKGIPEETFSGSSGVILSTTLPVTYLEQAAYKVLRQKLLTQILQQKVVGVPKSPDEDRLCFPTKEFAAVKVPTVALVFDGADAAMELNVKNYFFNVAGSGQTCLTIRPSTGGSVLGSLLQTGRNMTYDIHDEGGVLTFGPAMPAGGQAAAATKGGAPAPAQASLVTIATLLLLGRVLIF